A single window of Nicotiana tomentosiformis chromosome 1, ASM39032v3, whole genome shotgun sequence DNA harbors:
- the LOC138905824 gene encoding uncharacterized protein, translating to MAGGIENPINDRNNENEPNNWGVVPLVPETTLYDWAQPTTDNLATIIAVPQIQAESFQITNNMLHLLQNKGLFSRSHIEDPQQHLKNFLSICLMQRQPNVTPDAIKLLLFPFSVIGEAQTWLNSLSINSITTWEELVK from the coding sequence ATGGCTGGCGGAATAGAAAATCCAATCAACGACAGAAACAATGAGAATGAACCAAACAATTGGGGTGTGGTGCCTCTTGTACCGGAAACAACattatatgattgggcacaacccacaaCCGACAATCTGGCAACCataattgcagtccctcagatacaagcagaatcattccaaatcacaaacaacatgctacatttgttgcagaacaagggactgttctcaaGGTCACACATTGAAGATCCTCAACAGCACCTGAAGAATTTCCTATCAATATGTTTAATGCAAAGGCAACCTAACGTGACACCGGACGCAATAAAGCTTTTGTTGTTCCCATTCTCGGTGATaggagaagctcagacttggcttaattcactctccataaattccatcactacttgggaggaattagttaagtaa